A genomic window from Ischnura elegans chromosome 10, ioIscEleg1.1, whole genome shotgun sequence includes:
- the LOC124167343 gene encoding delta(3,5)-Delta(2,4)-dienoyl-CoA isomerase, mitochondrial isoform X2 gives MHPECRAIVLSAAGKIFCAGIDLNDMSSMGAEIGEQDDIARRCKVLDNKIRTYQESISSLEKCHKPVIGAIHSACVGGAVDLITAADIRYCSKDAWFQVKEVDIGMAADVGTLQRLPRVVGSASLARELAFTARKMQAAEAVQCGFVTRVFDDKESLLSGAIEVAADIASKSPVAVQGTKLNMVYSADRTIQEGLDHIRFRNMAMLQSEDFMEAVMAQATKTGPPKFSKL, from the exons ATGCACCCTGAATGCCGGGCGATTGTTCTCTCTGCAGcggggaaaatattttgtgctgGGATTGATTTGAACGACATGAGCAGTATGGGTGCCGAAATTGGGGAACAGGATGACATAGCCAGGCGTTGCAAGGTCCTGGATAATAAAATTCGGACCTATCAAGAGAGCATCTCATCGTTGGAAAAG TGCCACAAACCAGTTATCGGAGCAATACATAGTGCTTGTGTTGGTGGGGCGGTGGATCTCATAACCGCTGCTGATATCAGATACTGCTCCAAGGATGCTTGGTTTCAAGTCAAAGAAGTTGATATAG GTATGGCTGCAGACGTGGGAACGTTGCAAAGGCTGCCTCGTGTTGTTGGAAGTGCAAGTTTGGCCAGGGAATTGGCCTTCACTGCTCGCAAAATGCAGGCAGCAGAAGCAGTGCAGTGTGGATTTGTCACCAGGGTTTTCGATGACAAGGAGAG TTTGCTGAGTGGGGCGATTGAAGTTGCTGCTGATATTGCCTCCAAAAGTCCAGTTGCTGTTCAAGGAACTAAACTAAACATGGTCTATTCAGCTGATCGTACAATTCAAGAGGGATTAGACCATATT CGCTTCCGCAACATGGCAATGCTACAAAGTGAGGATTTCATGGAAGCAGTGATGGCACAAGCAACCAAGACTGGGCCTCCAAAGTTCTCAAAGCTGTGA
- the LOC124167343 gene encoding delta(3,5)-Delta(2,4)-dienoyl-CoA isomerase, mitochondrial isoform X1, whose protein sequence is MYPAVVSMTQPLKEVLIRCTQKHVLMRNCSTGSIGLSTFETLAIKIPKPFVYNVELNRPEKLNAMSNTMWLEIRKCFEELSMHPECRAIVLSAAGKIFCAGIDLNDMSSMGAEIGEQDDIARRCKVLDNKIRTYQESISSLEKCHKPVIGAIHSACVGGAVDLITAADIRYCSKDAWFQVKEVDIGMAADVGTLQRLPRVVGSASLARELAFTARKMQAAEAVQCGFVTRVFDDKESLLSGAIEVAADIASKSPVAVQGTKLNMVYSADRTIQEGLDHIRFRNMAMLQSEDFMEAVMAQATKTGPPKFSKL, encoded by the exons ATGTACCCCGCTGTAGTTTCCATGACACAACCTTTGAAGGAAGTTCTTA TAAGATGTACTCAAAAGCATGTACTTATGCGAAACTGCTCAACTGGATCTATCGGATTAAGCACATTCGAAACTCTGGCTATCAAAATTCCTAAACCATTTGTTTACAATGTGGAACTAAATAGACCAGAAAAGTTAAATGCCATGAGCAATACCATGTGGCT GGAAATAAGGAAGTGTTTTGAAGAGCTCTCCATGCACCCTGAATGCCGGGCGATTGTTCTCTCTGCAGcggggaaaatattttgtgctgGGATTGATTTGAACGACATGAGCAGTATGGGTGCCGAAATTGGGGAACAGGATGACATAGCCAGGCGTTGCAAGGTCCTGGATAATAAAATTCGGACCTATCAAGAGAGCATCTCATCGTTGGAAAAG TGCCACAAACCAGTTATCGGAGCAATACATAGTGCTTGTGTTGGTGGGGCGGTGGATCTCATAACCGCTGCTGATATCAGATACTGCTCCAAGGATGCTTGGTTTCAAGTCAAAGAAGTTGATATAG GTATGGCTGCAGACGTGGGAACGTTGCAAAGGCTGCCTCGTGTTGTTGGAAGTGCAAGTTTGGCCAGGGAATTGGCCTTCACTGCTCGCAAAATGCAGGCAGCAGAAGCAGTGCAGTGTGGATTTGTCACCAGGGTTTTCGATGACAAGGAGAG TTTGCTGAGTGGGGCGATTGAAGTTGCTGCTGATATTGCCTCCAAAAGTCCAGTTGCTGTTCAAGGAACTAAACTAAACATGGTCTATTCAGCTGATCGTACAATTCAAGAGGGATTAGACCATATT CGCTTCCGCAACATGGCAATGCTACAAAGTGAGGATTTCATGGAAGCAGTGATGGCACAAGCAACCAAGACTGGGCCTCCAAAGTTCTCAAAGCTGTGA